The sequence TGTCGGGTGCCCGTTCGCGAAAGGCCTCGATTCGTGCGGCGTCGGCCTCGTGGTTGGGCGTCGAGATCGTGATCATGCCGTCGGCCCAGTCGGCGAGCCAGGCCGCGGTCTCCTCGGAGAGTGCCGCGCCGAACAGCGGTGGAGCGGTCTCCGGTCGGGAATAGAGCCGGGCCTGCTCGACGTCGACGCGTCCATGGTGGGTCACCTCCTCGCCGTCCCAGAGTCGTCGCATGACGTCGGCACACTCCTCGAGTCGGGCGTTTCGTTCGCGTTTGACCGGCCAGTCGGTGCCGGTGATCCCCTCGTTCAGCAGTTGCCCGCTCCCGGCGGCGAACCAGAAGCGCTCGGGATACTGCTCGCGGAGCGTCGCCGCGGCCTGGGCGACGATCGCAGGGTGGTAGCGATAGCCCGGCGCGTTGACCGTCCCGAAACTGAGGTCCGTGGCCTCGAGTGCGGAGCCGAGCCACGACCAGACGAATCCCGACTCGCCCTGAGACTGGCTCCACGGGTGGAAGTGGTCGGAGGCGAGTGCGTGGTCGAACCCCCGCTCGTCTGCGCGTTCGACGTACTCGAGGAGGGTGCTCGGGGCGAACTGCTCGTGGGAGGCGTGGTAGCCGATGGCAGTCATCGCTCTCGGATCAGCGAATCACGGGGCGACACTTAATCGCACGGCGCGCGTGTGCCCAACCGTGCTCGGTTGCCGGTTCAGCACTGGGCTGAAGCAGGCTCGGGACGGTCATGGGGTCCCTGAACGACCGGTTTCGGGACGTCTGGAGAACCGACCAGCGGAGAGTTGAACCGATCGACGAGGCCATCGAACGGCCGGTTCCGGGCGCTTCGAGTGCGGTTGAGGCCCCACCCGGATCGCAGGCAACCACGTCGCCGACGAAACCACTGCTTTCAGCACCCGCTCGAAGAGGTGAGGCTGATCGACGGGTCGACGACGGTCCGGGCTCGCGGCGCTCGCTCGCACAGCGCGCTCGAGGACGCCGTCAAGGGCGGCCTGTACGGTTTCGTCCGCTCGAACCGTCTCCGGGTTTTATGGTTGGATCGTCCCACCACTCGAGTGGCGAGACGCGGTACACACGTCACTGATGGCCCCATCGACGGTGCCGGGTCACGCCACGATCACCACCGTACGATTACCTATCACCCACCGTACGTAACGCCGACCTCGATCGGCGTTTTCCTCGCGACGTGTCACACCCACCCGTTCCTGCCCTTACGTCTGGACGCTCGAGCGTCCGTATTCCGTCGGCTCACGCGACGCTCAGACAGCCATCAGAGTTACAACCGTCCGTATCGACACCGATAGCAGGCGGGCGTGAGTCCACTGTCGTTGCCAGCTACACTGTGACTCACCTCGCCTCGATCACCGCACCACCCCGGGGATCGCACCCCCCGACGGTGGATTCTGAACGAGTGCTTCCAGAGTGCTACTCCCACGCTCGAGTGTGCCTTCCTGAACGACTATCGAGTGCCCCCGGAAAACCGTTCAACGATTGACCTCCTCCCGCGCCTACAGTCGCTGGTATGCGCTCGTACTATTTCATCGCCTCGAGTGTCGACCCTGAATCGTAGTAGAACACTTCAAGCCGGCCCTGTACGGCTCCAAGACGTATCAGAAGGGAGTACACTTACGTACGGGTACTCGCAAGACTCGACCGGCGAGGGGCACACCACGGATCGATCCGCGACCTCGCCGATCACCCTACTACACCGTGTTGCGTCGGCTCGAGGCTGCGTCATCGTGACGCGTCACCGCCGTTTGTGTTACTGGCGCGCGTCTGGAACCGAGATTCGGCTGTCACGCTGAACGGTGGCAATACCGGAAAACCCCATCGCGAGCGCCAGATCACGACCTGCCGAGTCACCACAGTCGACACAACAGATGGATTCTAAGTCCTCGAGTCCGTTCTATCGGGCATGGGACTGCTCGACGGACTCCGTGCCGCCCTCGGTCTGCGCGCCGAGAGCGACGCCCGACGCGACGCCGACCCCGAGGACCTCTTCGGGATGAGTACCGCCTACCTGACGATGGAGGCCGACCTCGGCTACGAGCCGGCCGGCGTCGGTGCGCTCTGTTTCTCCGGCGTCGACTCCCAGACCTTCCGCGAGGCCGTCGACGACGTGATCGCTATCCTCGAGGCCGGCCGGGAGGACACCGGTACGAACTTCCGCGTGACCGAGGACGACCACGGCTACCGATGGGTCGTCCTCGAGGACGCAGACCCCGAAGATCTGGTCACGAGCATGCACTTCGCCGCGGACACGTTCATCGAACACGGCTACGGTTCACGGTTGCTCGCCGCCGTCTTCGGTTACACCGGCCCGGACGGACCCGCCTACTGGATCTACTCGTTCCGTCGCGGTGCCTACTACCCCTTCGCCCCGCGAAACGGTCGCGAACGGGACTCGAGCGCGGAGTTCAAACTCGAGGCGGCCCTCGACGGCGAACTCGAGATCGAACGCGAGAAGGAGTACTGGTATCCGCTGTGGCCGAGCTCGAGGGGGACTCACCCCTGGGAGTAGACGCACGTCCGGATTTCCGCACGAGGTGGCTTTTAAGCGTGGAGCCGACAACGGTCACCTATGGACGCGAGCGATCCCGAACAGGAACCGGAACCGGTCGTCAGAACGCACGACGAGATCGAGTACGAGTCCGTCGACGCGGCCGACGGGATGAAAAAGGGCGTCCTGCTCGACGAACACGCAGGCGCGCCGAACTTCGCGATCCGGCGGTTCGTCCTCGAGCCCGAGGCCGAGGTACCCCGGCACACGAACGCCGTCGAACACGAACAGTACGTCCTCGAGGGGACCTACACGGTCGGGATCGGCGACCAAGAGTACGAGGTCGAAGCCGGCGATTCGCTGCTGATCCCCGCGGAGACGGTCCACTGGTATCGAAACGAGGGCGGCGAGTCGGCGGCGTTCCTCTGTGCGGTTCCGAACGGCGACGACGAGATCGTGCTCGAGGACGAGGCGTAGCTGGCATCGACAACGGTGAACGTGACCGGCTCGAGGACGCCGACCCTCTCGCTACCGAGCGCGAGAGACCCAGCCCGTCCGCCGGCCGACAGGCGACATCTCGGCGTGGATCGGCCAAAGCGCTGAACTACGTCGGCCGTAATTGTCAGTCAGGAATGAGCGGGGGGTCACCTGCGGCGGAATCGACGCCGGACGGTTACCCGGTCGGGCCGTTACTCGAGCGGGCGCGGGGGTCCGCCGACGGGCCGATCGAGGTGGGGGTGTCGATGTCGGGGACGGAACCGATCGACGAGAACGAACTGGACGTCTTCCTGGTGCAGTCGGCGGTCGATCCGGGCGAGCGAATCGAACTCGGCATCTTCGTCTCGGGGGTCGGCGACCTCGACGCCACCGACCTGAGCGTCTTCTACGACGACGAGGCGATCCTGGATCTCGAGGATCCCGGCGTTGTTCGTCGGAGCGCGGTGGTGGATACCGCGACGTCCCCGGACGCAGTCGATGAGGACACTGACCGGCCGCCAGAGCGATCGGCCAGCGACTCGACGACAGTTCGGCCGACCGAACACGTCCAGTCGACGAGCTTTCAGCCGCCCGGGTCGCGTCGACGGGAACGACTCAGACGGGCCCCACTCGAGGGGAACGTGGACACCGACCCGGCGTACATCCTCGAGCTCAACACGGACGCGAGCGCGCCGACGGGGGAGTTTTCGCTGCCGGTGGCCTTCACCTACCGCTCGGAGAGCGGGATCAGGCAAGTTACGAAGATTCCGACGGTGCGAATCCGGAGCCTTCGGGAGCGAGTTACGCCGTGGCTGGTCCGACTGGGTGCGTTCGGGGTGGCTCTCGGTGGCATCGTCGCGTTCGCACAGTGGACTGGACTGGGGCTGTAGCCGAGGCTTCGCTGTTCGAGAGCGCTGGACCGGTGTTGTGGCCGGTCGCTTCGCTTCTCGAGGCCTGTACGTTTGGGATAAAATCTGGGTTAGCGAGGTCGGTGAACGGTGCCGTCGACGGAGACGGTACCGTCACTCCGGACGGCGACGATGTGGGATTCGTACTCGAACTCGACGCAGCCGACGAGGCCAGCGTCGGACTGGAAGAGGCGATCCAGCGCCTCGGGGTCGACGACGCTGTACAGCGGCTCGAGTTCGAGGGGGTCGGTGTCGGTTACGGCTGCGATGGCGTCGACGACGCGGAGACTGGGGGAATCGTGGTGGTAGTCGAGCGAAGCGTTTGACATCTCGTTCGGTGAAAAGCGGACGATCGGTAAGGTGCTGTCTCCTATATGCGTTCGGCCACCGTGCGTTGGACGCTACGTGTATAGCCCCTCGGAAACCGATGTGCGTAGTCGCGTATCCCGTGATCGGTGGAATTCGGCCGATCCACGGTCCCTGCGTCGATCGAACGGCCAGCCGACAGGTCTCGGGACCACAGTTTCTATCCAATATACGTTTCGAATTACACCCAACGTATACTATCGCCCAGCGATTAGAGCGGCTATGTCTCGAGGCCACCCTTCGTCTTCCGATCGTCTCCCGGCCGCAGGCCGCCGGGACGACGGTCACCAGTGGTGTCACACGCGCCGTCACCGTCGACCGTGTCGACACAGTCGATTCGTCCCGGAGTCGCCAGCGTGGGCGATCCTCGTCGGCATGGTCTGGCTCGGTGGGCTCCTCGCTCTTTCGGTGCTCGTTCTGGCGACGACGTCGTGGAACGTCCTCGGCGGCGACCTCGGGGTCGGTGGGAGCGTCGGCTGGCTCGCGATATTCGGGTCGGCGGTGCTCGGCGTCGCCGTGAGCGACGACGGAAATGGATGCAACGACCTCGAGCTACTGACTGCGCAGGTCCGGGCGTTCACGGATCGACTCGAGGACGGGACGGGGTCGATCGAGGACGCTGCAGCGGGCCCCGATTCCAGCGTCGCAACTGCAACCGGAGACCCGAGTGAGGTGGACGCCCCCGCCGAGAGCTCGTTCGAACTGGAGCGCGAAGACGACCTCGGCGACCTCGCCGACGCGATCGACGAACTGGCGTCGGTCGCTGCGGACCAGGCGCAGGCACAGGCACAGGCAGAGCGCGATAAGCTGCGAGAGCGAAACCAGTGGCTGAATGCGGTCGTCGACGCCGCGCCGACGGCGCTCGTGGCCGTCGACCTCGAGGACGCCGTCAGGCTGTGGAATTCGGCGGCAGAACGGCTCTTCGGCTGGCGTCGCGAGGAGGTCGAGGGGGAGCCGCTGCCGACGCTTCCCGACGCCGAGGCGGGTGTCGAGGAGTTCAACTCGTTCCTCGAGACGCTCCGGACGGGTGAGCGCGTGACCGGTGCCACGATCGAGCGACGGCGAAAGGACGGGGAGGTGATCGACCTGACGCTCTCGAAAGCACCGATCCGGAACGACGAGGGAGAGATCGTCGGGCTACTCGGCTCCATGGAAGAACGGATGGACGAGGCAGATCCGAATCGACTGGCGCGCGAACGCGGCGACCGGCTCCAGCGCTACCGGGCGTTCACGAACGACGTACTCGACGCGATCGACGACGTCATCTACGTGCTGGACGAGGACGGCGACGTCCTCCGGTGGAACCAGGCGCTCACGGAACTATCGGGCTACCCGAACGCCGAGATCGCAGATATGCGCGCCGTCGAGTTCTTCGACGACGAGGACCGGGAGGCAGTCGCCGAGGCGATCGACGCCGTCCTCGAGACGGGTGAAGCACGAATCGAGGTTCCGGTGGTGACGGCCGACGGCGAGCACGTTCCGCTCGAGTTTTCGGCCTCACGGCTCGAGGACGCCTCCGGTCGGACGGTGATCGTCGGCGTGGGTCGGGACATCACCGATCGACGAGCCAAAGAGCGCGAACTCGAGCGGTATCGGCAGTTCACGAACGACGTACTCGACGCGATCGACGACGTGTTCTACGTACTGGAAAAAGACGGTTCGATGCGGCGCTGGAACGAGGCGGTCGGCGAGGTGACCGGTTACACCGACGACGAGATCGCTGAGATGAACGCTCTCGAGTTCTTCGGCGAGGAAGATCGGCCGGCCATCCGCGACTCGATGCGAGAAGCGTTCGAGACGGGTGATACGCGGGTCGAAGCTGGCTACCGCACCAGAGACGGCGAACAGATCCCCTACGAGTTCGTCGCGACGGTCCTCGAGGACCCCGACGGAACGCCCGTCGAGGTGGGAATCGGTCGGGACATCTCCGACCGAAAGCGCTACGAACGGGAACTCGAGGCAGCGACCGAACGGCTCGACTCCGTCGTCTCGAACGCGCCGGTCATCCTCTACGCGGTCGACGACGACGGCGTCTTCACGTTCTCGGAGGGAGCAGGACTCGAGGCGCTCGGGTTCGAGTCCGGCGAGGTCGTCGGCGAGTCGGTCGAGGACGTGTACGCGGACCACGACGGCGTCCTCGGCGACGTCGAGCGGGCGCTGGCTGGCGAACAGGTCGACGCCGTCCGCGAGGTCGGCAACACGATCTTCGAGTCGAGCTATCAGCCCGTCTTCGACGACGACGGCGAGGTCACGGAGATCATCGGCGTCGCGATCGACGTCACCGAGCGAAAGCGTCGCGAGCGGGAACTTCGTGAGCGCGAACGGGAGCTCTCGCGGCTGATGTCCAACGTGCCCGGGATGGTCTACCGGTGTCGCAACGAGCGCGGCTGGCCGTTCGAGTTCGTCAGCGACGGCTGTGTCGACCTCACCGGCTACGAGCCCGCAGCCCTCGTTTCCGGCGAGGTGGACTGGGGCGAGGACGTCGTCGCCGAGGACCACGACGAGCTCTGGGAGGAGGTACAGGCGGCCGTCGACGACCGCGAGCCCTACACGGTGACGTTTCCGATCGAGACGGCCGACGGCGAACGTCGCTGGATGAGCGAACAGGGCCGGGGCGTCTACGCCGAGGACGGATCGCTCGAGCATCTGGAGGGCGTCATCATCGACGTCACCGATCGCATCGAGAGCGAGCGCGAACTCGAGCGCACCCGGGCGCTGCTCGAACAGGCCCAGCGACTGGCCGGCGTCGGCGGCTGGGAGATCGACGTTCGCAGCGAACCGTTCGACCTCGAGGTAACCGACCAGACCGCCCGAATCCACGGCGTCTCACCCGCAGACGGTATCGACTTCGAGGAGTTCCGCGAGTTCGTCCATTCGGACGACCGACCGCAGGTCACCTCGGCTTTCGAGCGGGCAGTCACCGACCGGGAACCGTACGACCTCGAGTTCCGGATCTACACGGCCGACGGTGAAACTCGCTGGGTGCGTTCGGTCGGCGAGCCCGTCGTCGACGACCGGAACGGGCGATACCCGGAGAACGGCCGCCCCGGTTCCGACGGCGAAGTCGTTGCCGTTCGCGGCTCCGTTCAGGACGTTACCGGGCGCACCGAGCGCGAGCGCGAACTCGAGCGCTACGAGACGATCGTTCAGGCGCTGGGCGAACTGGTGTACGTCATCGACGAGGAGGGATACTTCAGGTTCGTCAACGACGCGCTGACGGAACTGACTGGCCACGAGCCCGCGGAGTTGATCGGCGAGCACGCCTCGACGATCATGACCGACGAGGACGTCGAGGCGGCTCGCGACCAGATCCGGGAGCTGTTGCGTGCAGACGTCCCGTCCCGGACGTTCGAGATCCAGCTGGAGACGAAAGCCGGCGACGTGCTCGATGCCGAGAACCACATCGCGCTGTTGCCGATGCTCGACGGGGAGTTCGCAGGAACGGCAGGCGTGATCCGCGACGTCACCGACAGGAAGGAACGCGAGCGCGAACTCGAGCGGACGCGCGACCTGCTCAATCGGGTCCAGCGGCTGGCGAAGGTCGGTGGCTGGGAACTCGACTTGCGAACCGATCCGCGGGAGGCGATCTGGAGCGAGGAACTCTACCGGCTCCATGACCTGCCGACGGACGTCAGCCCGGATCTCGAGACGACGATACAGTGTTACCATCCCGAGGACCGCGATCTCGCCCGGGAGATGGTCGAGACGTCCATCGAGACCGCAACGGGGTACGATTTCGAGGCCAGGTTGCTGACCAGAGAAGGCGAGGTTCGATGGGTGCGGGCGGTGAGCGAACCGATCTTCGACGAGAACGGAGACCTCATCAAGTTCCGCGGGTCGGTCAGGGACGTTACCGAGCAGAAAGCACGCGAGCGCGAACTCGAGCGGACGAAAGCGCGACTCGAGCAGACCTCACAGCTTGCGAGCGTCGGTGGCTGGGAACTCGACGTCCGCGAGGAACCCTACACGCTCCAGTGGACCGCAGAGACTGCTCGAATCCACGGGTTAGATCCCGAGATTGAGATGGACGTCGAGCAGGCACTGGAGTACTACCATCCGAAGGACGTCGAGACGGTCCGATCGGCCGTCGATCGCGCGATCGAAGACGGCGAGTCGTACGTCCACGAGGTCCGGTTGCTCCCCGAAGACGGCGAGCGGCGCTGGGTCCGGTCTCGCGGCGAGCCGATCGTCGAAGACGGCGACGTGGTAGCGGTCCACGGCTCGATCCAGGACGTCACCGAACGCAAGGAACGCGAACGCGAACTCGAGCGGACCCGCGCGTTGCTCCAGCGGGTCGAGGAACTCGCCAACATCGGTGGCTGGGAACTGGACTTGCGAAGCGATCCACCGACACCGACGTGGACGAACGAACTCTACCACATCCACGGGATGCCGGTCGAGGAACCGCCGGACCTCGGCGCGTCGATCGAGAAGTATCACCCGGACGATAAGCCCCGGGTCCGGGCCGGGCTCGAGAACGCCATCGAGAACGGAGAGATCTACGACGTCGAAGCACGGCTGTACCCCGCTCCCGACGACCTCCGGTGGGTCCGGGCAGTGGGTGTTCCCGTCTTCGAGGACGGCGAGCTCGTCAAGATTCACGGCGCGCTCAAGGACGTGACCGAACGGAAAGAACGTGAACTCGCCCTCGAGTCGCTCCACGAGACGGCACGCGGGCTCCTCGGGACCGAGTCCGTCGAGGAGGTCGCCAGGCTCGCCGTCGAGACTGCAGACGACGTCCTCGACGTCGACGGCGTAGCGCTCTACCGACTCGACGACGACCGGAACCAGCTGGTTCCCGTCGACTGCACGGACCGGTTCGTCGAGTCGACGACCGGTGAGTCGGCGATGTCGCTCGGAAACGGCGACGCGATCCCGTGGCGAGCGTTCGTCACCGGCACCCAGCAGGTACTCGGCG is a genomic window of Natrarchaeobaculum aegyptiacum containing:
- a CDS encoding TIGR03885 family FMN-dependent LLM class oxidoreductase; amino-acid sequence: MTAIGYHASHEQFAPSTLLEYVERADERGFDHALASDHFHPWSQSQGESGFVWSWLGSALEATDLSFGTVNAPGYRYHPAIVAQAAATLREQYPERFWFAAGSGQLLNEGITGTDWPVKRERNARLEECADVMRRLWDGEEVTHHGRVDVEQARLYSRPETAPPLFGAALSEETAAWLADWADGMITISTPNHEADAARIEAFRERAPDRPVYLKAQHAYASDEDEALSGAVDQWASNCVPGPVTQELRTPEQYDELAAQIGPEEVEANVRVSADLDDHREWLAADIAHDVDRVFVHNVTTAQELFVDDFGEEVLPALE
- a CDS encoding HalOD1 output domain-containing protein, encoding MSNASLDYHHDSPSLRVVDAIAAVTDTDPLELEPLYSVVDPEALDRLFQSDAGLVGCVEFEYESHIVAVRSDGTVSVDGTVHRPR
- a CDS encoding PAS domain S-box protein, giving the protein MSRGHPSSSDRLPAAGRRDDGHQWCHTRRHRRPCRHSRFVPESPAWAILVGMVWLGGLLALSVLVLATTSWNVLGGDLGVGGSVGWLAIFGSAVLGVAVSDDGNGCNDLELLTAQVRAFTDRLEDGTGSIEDAAAGPDSSVATATGDPSEVDAPAESSFELEREDDLGDLADAIDELASVAADQAQAQAQAERDKLRERNQWLNAVVDAAPTALVAVDLEDAVRLWNSAAERLFGWRREEVEGEPLPTLPDAEAGVEEFNSFLETLRTGERVTGATIERRRKDGEVIDLTLSKAPIRNDEGEIVGLLGSMEERMDEADPNRLARERGDRLQRYRAFTNDVLDAIDDVIYVLDEDGDVLRWNQALTELSGYPNAEIADMRAVEFFDDEDREAVAEAIDAVLETGEARIEVPVVTADGEHVPLEFSASRLEDASGRTVIVGVGRDITDRRAKERELERYRQFTNDVLDAIDDVFYVLEKDGSMRRWNEAVGEVTGYTDDEIAEMNALEFFGEEDRPAIRDSMREAFETGDTRVEAGYRTRDGEQIPYEFVATVLEDPDGTPVEVGIGRDISDRKRYERELEAATERLDSVVSNAPVILYAVDDDGVFTFSEGAGLEALGFESGEVVGESVEDVYADHDGVLGDVERALAGEQVDAVREVGNTIFESSYQPVFDDDGEVTEIIGVAIDVTERKRRERELRERERELSRLMSNVPGMVYRCRNERGWPFEFVSDGCVDLTGYEPAALVSGEVDWGEDVVAEDHDELWEEVQAAVDDREPYTVTFPIETADGERRWMSEQGRGVYAEDGSLEHLEGVIIDVTDRIESERELERTRALLEQAQRLAGVGGWEIDVRSEPFDLEVTDQTARIHGVSPADGIDFEEFREFVHSDDRPQVTSAFERAVTDREPYDLEFRIYTADGETRWVRSVGEPVVDDRNGRYPENGRPGSDGEVVAVRGSVQDVTGRTERERELERYETIVQALGELVYVIDEEGYFRFVNDALTELTGHEPAELIGEHASTIMTDEDVEAARDQIRELLRADVPSRTFEIQLETKAGDVLDAENHIALLPMLDGEFAGTAGVIRDVTDRKERERELERTRDLLNRVQRLAKVGGWELDLRTDPREAIWSEELYRLHDLPTDVSPDLETTIQCYHPEDRDLAREMVETSIETATGYDFEARLLTREGEVRWVRAVSEPIFDENGDLIKFRGSVRDVTEQKARERELERTKARLEQTSQLASVGGWELDVREEPYTLQWTAETARIHGLDPEIEMDVEQALEYYHPKDVETVRSAVDRAIEDGESYVHEVRLLPEDGERRWVRSRGEPIVEDGDVVAVHGSIQDVTERKERERELERTRALLQRVEELANIGGWELDLRSDPPTPTWTNELYHIHGMPVEEPPDLGASIEKYHPDDKPRVRAGLENAIENGEIYDVEARLYPAPDDLRWVRAVGVPVFEDGELVKIHGALKDVTERKERELALESLHETARGLLGTESVEEVARLAVETADDVLDVDGVALYRLDDDRNQLVPVDCTDRFVESTTGESAMSLGNGDAIPWRAFVTGTQQVLGDPDAIDRSSFLEPAVESAVAVPIGRHGVFVVTAESGAIDEDARQLIETLVATTEAALDRLESEAALRERDDELESQNERLRRQVSVTETIRRINGSLVGVSSRDEIERTVPERLVEDDDIAFAWIGAADPSGTSLETLSWAGGGEEYLDAVSFDLEEAVEPACLATRRGEATIVENVIDGLRQDAWRRRALEAGFQSVVAVPLALEEYSYGVLAVYGTEPNTFTTLERAVFAELGETIANAITATRTREALHAETLLELTVSIDDSSDVLSQLATQSGAGVSFEGLGTQSGPGSGSESRVFFQTTGVEPDAIEETLEGLVSVSGHRLLACTRNGDEDGNGSDGEGPIRCRFEALVTGDVLAPRLVRHGASPRSIEADGTETLVTAELPAGTDVREFVQLLTDHYGETSLERRQYVDRSSHTRRELVTSLFDSLTDRQLEVLRTAYYAGYFEWPRESTGEDVAEMLSVSQPTINRHLRIAQQRLFEQLLEPGHVADVGA
- a CDS encoding cupin domain-containing protein, with the protein product MDASDPEQEPEPVVRTHDEIEYESVDAADGMKKGVLLDEHAGAPNFAIRRFVLEPEAEVPRHTNAVEHEQYVLEGTYTVGIGDQEYEVEAGDSLLIPAETVHWYRNEGGESAAFLCAVPNGDDEIVLEDEA
- the pspAB gene encoding PspA-associated protein PspAB: MGLLDGLRAALGLRAESDARRDADPEDLFGMSTAYLTMEADLGYEPAGVGALCFSGVDSQTFREAVDDVIAILEAGREDTGTNFRVTEDDHGYRWVVLEDADPEDLVTSMHFAADTFIEHGYGSRLLAAVFGYTGPDGPAYWIYSFRRGAYYPFAPRNGRERDSSAEFKLEAALDGELEIEREKEYWYPLWPSSRGTHPWE